ACAGCCATCTTTCAGGTCCCCCATACAGGCTGGTGGTCCGTACCGTACACCTATGTTCAGAAATTCGATAACATCGGCGATACACTGAAAGGCAAGAAAAATCTATATTTCAAAACCACGGGTTCCAACAACGTTTATAATTTCGCCGCCGAAACGCGCTGGTTTCAATTTTCGGGCGGTTTTGCCAAAACCGATAACAAGGCGATTGAAGCCCCTTATACGAGCAGTACAGGTTATATGAAAAACGAGGCGGCGAAAAACGTTACCTTGACAGACGGCGGTTATATCGGATATCGCAATATGAATTTTGACAGCGGAACCATGCAGATGCAGTTGAATCACATAGCCGCAGGAAGCGGCATGCTTGAAATGAGGCTTGGAGGCCCGCAGGGCCAGCTCGTCAAGACGTATCCGATTGAGGATACGACAGGCAGCACGGTGACCGCCGCGTTCGACCATCAGAATGATGAGATTATTTACGGCAATAACGGAGGCAATAACGATTTTTATTTGGTCTACAGAGGGACCGGCTCTCTGACCTTTAACAGCTTTAAATACGTAACGCCATCCTCTTCCGGATCGGTTCAGTCGACAAAGAGGCAGGGTGGAAGCTATCTGTCCGATCTGTACGGCAATGCCGAGAAGGTCGGGGATAATGTCGTATTACAAGGAGACAGCTCCGCAGTCACCTATCGTAATGTCGATATGGGGTCCAAAGGTGATGACCGGCGCTTTATGGTTGTGCGGGTGAAGAGCAACGAGCCTGTTGTCATGAAAGCCATCGATCTTGGCAATGGAAATGCGGCCGCCAATACCGTAGCTGAATTTGCTGTTCCGAATACGAACGGCGAGTTCGTAACAATCGCATACGATTTGGCGAAATCGGGTTATGCTGCGCGAGAAGGCGCGATTTTTATCAGGCTGCAAGCAACCGGCGGAACTGCCGATGGTAACGTGGAAATCGATTACTTCAGTTTTGACAATGCCGATATCCCGTTTGTCGAACTGCTGCAAGCTGTATCCATCGTGTCCGATCATCCGGGAAATCCCTCCATCGCAACGCTGGGAGATACCGTGACCTTATCGTTTACGGCCAGCGAACCGATCGATAATGTTGCCGTTTATTTCGGCAGTACGAAGATGAATACCGTTTCCACAGATGCCCGTCATTTTACCGTGACGCAAAAGCTTGGAGAAATCTATAAGCTCGGCAAAGTCCAGTTCCGCATCGACTACGATCAAGGTGCGAATTTCGGGAAATCGGTCAGAAGTACGATGGACGGCACCTCGGTGACTATCGTTAATGAAGATGGGCTCATCAACGATGTATTCAAGAATCTTTCTTTGATTGATTCAACACCGGGTCGAAGCATGGATACGACAATTCAGCAAGTGGCCAATCTGTTTGATTGGAATGCAGCCACCGTTTCCGATTTTCGCTCCACTAGCGGAGGCTGGGGCTCTTGGGTTGCATTTGACCTCGGCGACCAGGATAAAGTGCAATTAACTCAAGTAAAATTGCTTGCAAGTCAGGGCGCTCCCGCCCGGGCGGCAGGTATTGTCATCCAGGGAACCAACCACATTGATTATGAGCCGTGGGTGACGTTGACTGCCCCGGCTGTAAATACGGTGAATTGGCAAACGTTAACGGTCCAGAATCCGAAAGCCTACCGTTATATCCGGATTTTCAACGGGAACCAATGGTTCGGCAATCTTGCCGAAGTCAAGTTCTATGGTACCGTCATCCATACGGGAAGCCCGGCCATATTGGATACGGTAACGCTGAAGTCGGATAATCCGGAGGATTCTTCCTTAGCTGTGACGGGGAATACGGTCACCTTGGATTTTGCTGCCGGTAAAGCTCTTGAGAATGTCAGGGTTTATTTCGGCGATAAATTGATGGAGACGGCTTCGAGCGACAAGCTTCATTGGCAAGCCCGTTATAAGGTTGGAACGACTTATCAAACGGGCAGCATTCCATTTGTGATCCTGTACGATAATGGTCCTGTCGTGACCGGTACCACGGACGGTACGTCAGTAACGGTCATTGACCCGCTTCAGATTGCACTCGATAATGCGGCAAAGCTTCCGGCGGGAGATTATTCAAGACTGAGCTATTATCTGTTCAACCAAGAAGTTGAACGCATCAAAGCGGAAATGACTCCGGGTTATTCTGAGATGAAACTCGCCAAGGAGCTTTACGATGCGAAGAGCTTGCTTGCCCGGAGCCCGTTCTCCCTCTATTCGTTTGAAGGAAACGCGGGTAATGCATTCGGGTCTTTCAACGGGACGGTTTCCGGCACGCCTGCGTACAAAGACGGGAAAGTCGGGAAAGCGATCGAATTGAACGGCACCAATAGCTATGTCACGCTGCCCGCTGCGCATCCTCTGTCCAGCTACAATCAGATCACTGTGTCAACCTGGGTGTACTGGAAGGGCGGAAACCAATGGCAGCGAATCTTTGACTTCGGCAACGGCACTACCCAGTACATGTTCCTGACGCCGAGATCGGGCAGCAACACGCTGCGTTTCGCGATCAAGAACGGCGGCGGCGAGCAAATCGTGCAAACCTCGCAGCTTGAAGCGAATACGTGGGTTCATGTGGCGGTGACACTAGGGAACGGTAAGGAGAAGCTGTATGTGAACGGCGTGGAAAAGGCATCCGCTAACGTCACGATCAATCCGAGCGACTTGAAAGCGACACTAAATTATCTCGGGAAAAGCCAGTTCTCTTCAGATCCGCTGCTCAGCGGCATGCTGGACGAATTCCGTATTTATGATCATGTATTAAGCGCTGATGAGATCCTTCAGCTAGCAAACAATACGGCGCCGCAGGGGGACAATTCCTTACTGGTATACTTGTTGGATAAAGCTGCAAAGGTTAATACCGAGCTTTACAAAGAGGAGAGCGTACAAGCGCTTCAAGCGGAAGTATCGAATGCACAATCGGTCTATAATAATGCAGCTGCAACACAGGCCGCGATCGATGCGGCATCCGCGAGTCTGCTTGCGGCTCTCGAAGGGCTGCAGTGGAAGGATGTAACGGCATCCGTAGATCCAGCAGCTCCAAACGGTAAGAACGGCTGGTATACGGCGCCCGTTACTGTGACGCTGTCTCCCGCGGAAATCGCGGAATACAGCCTGGACGGCGGAGTCACCTGGGCAGTATACGGCGCGCCTGTCACTCTGGACACAGACGGAACGCATCAGGTTCAGTACCGCCGTTCCGTCGATTCGGGAGAAGTTAAAAATCTGGAGATCAAGATCGACCGTACCGCACCGGTCGTTCAGATAACAGGTGTGGCATCGTACACGATTGAACAGGATGTCACCATTACGTGCAGCGCGACCGAAGTTATTTCGAGCGTATATGGTGCGCCGTGCGCGGCGCCGCTGGTACAAGTCAAGGCATATACGCTGCCTGCGGGCCAGAATACGGTATCGGTTACGGCAGAGGATATGGCGGGCAATCAAACGACGGTTACCCATACGTTTACGGTAACGGTTACGTTTGACAGCTTGAAGTCAGTAACAACATCATTCCTGCAGGCAACAAATGCCAAAGGATGGGATAACGTCGCCAGTTCCTTGAATAAACTGCTGGATCAGGCGAAAGCGAAGGCTGCTGCCGGCCAGACCGCTGCGGCGAAGGATATCATGGCCGACTATATTGGCAAAGTAACGGATCAGACCGGCAAATCGTTCACCAAAGAACAATCGGAAATTCTGATCCGGTGGGCTGGTATCGTGATCTAGCTCAAACGAAAATATCTCGGGCGTCATCTGTAAGGCGAATAAGGAGCAGTAAATTGCCGCGGCAGTGAATGAACTAGCGGAAGTCCGGAACATGAACGCGATGTTCCGGACCTTCCGACATGATTCCGATATTTCTGCTTCCTTATCGAACATGTTCCGGTATTCGGCTGAAAGTGGCGATTTCGCGGGAGGTGATGCATGGAAAAAAGGAGAGTAAAGGGATACAGACCATAAAGAATGCTTGAACAGCACAATAATCAAGGAGGATCGCCATTATGTATTTAGGTAACAAGAAAGCAGCCTGGACCATGCGCACCTTGGCCGTCTGTCTGGCGGCAGCCATGCTGTTGCAATTGCTCGTCCCCGCGGTGAATAATCGTGTATTCGCGGCTAATGAAGATCCGCAGCTTGAATCTGCACAGTCTGAACCTGCTTACGGTATTTTGGATAAGATCGATTTCGGCAATGCCGATTCCGAAAGCGCTCACAATTTCAGGGGTGAATTTACAAGCGTGATCACCGGTTTTATGGGGGAGAATGCCAGAGTATCTGAGCCGCGTATTCCTGCTTCAGATACAGGAGGTTTTTTAACCTTTTCCATGAAAGTGGATCCGTATCTGCAAAATTACTTTACGGTGAAGTTTTCAGGAAATGAGACGATGCCTCCGGGAGCTCGAGCGCAAATTGTGATCAATGGCGAACAGATCGGATATTTCAGAGGGGGGGATTATGGTGCTCTGTTTGGTGGCGAACGAGCACCGAATCAATTTATATACAGCACCATTGTGCTTCCTCTGGAGTCAACGAGAGGGAAAGAAATAGTAGAAATTACAATTAATACAACGAATCCCCCGGGTAAGGTAGAACAACCATCAAGGGGGTACTATACCGGTTATTCCCATACCCAGGCTTATATTGATGTGGATGACGAAGTGCAGGGGTATAAGTTTAAAGAAAATCAGGGACCGGAGACCGTACTGCAATCTGGTGATACCTATGAGGAAATTGAAGCAAGAATTGAACAGTTAAGACAAGAACCAATTAACACCTTTAATAATCTGTATAACCATCTCGGCAATAATCCGAATAACACGTTAAATATCGCGAAATACACAAATCAACTTCGGTATTATGCCATGGTCTTGAAACAGGACATATCTCCAATGAAAACCCCGGAAGCGAAACGTGAAGCGTTAATGCGTATGTTTCAGGCCATTGATGTTCATACGAAAAACTATTATGGAAATACAAGACTGGTGCTTCGCGGAGGACACCAGGGGGATTGGGGCGGCTTTCACGGCGAATTAGGTGAGGCGTTGTATCTTGCGGAAACCCTGATCTTTGATGAAGATGTGTTAGGAGAAGAAGCCTATAATGACTTTCTGGATCAACCCTTTGATACAGGAACGGTTGAAGGAGAATTTTCCCTCGCCAGCGCAGGGTGGAATGGTGAATCATTAACCCGTCGAATGGCATGGGAACGGGTACTGAAAGCGAATTTTGATTTTGCCCGTTCCAGACAATCTTATATTACGAATCAGGTGTTCTATACGTACGAAGGCGCATGGAAAGCTCATGAAGGGCTCAGGATGGTAGGGTCCAAATTTTATGAAGGGAAAGCGCGCAGTCATCAAATTGTATTAGAAATGTTTGGAGTAAGACCATGGTTAGGAGAAGAAGTATTGGTTGGTCCTAACGGGGAAGAATTAGATCTCTATCATTCTTTGTTTGCGCATGATAATTCAGCTGTCTTTACAGATGACTATGTACACATTGTCGGAAAAGGGCTTGCAAAAAGCAAATTGGATGAAGAGGGTCATGTTGTACGGCGTAATCCTTATGGAGAACATTATACAAATCTAACCAAAGCCGGGTTGACAAGAGAAAATCACTATGTGGGAATTTATGGGGAAGTAGCCAATTATATTTTGGATTACTTCTATAAAACCTTGGATCAGCCTGGGGATGAACAACTCAATGATGAACTTCTGAAACAAGCTCTTCACAACTTTTATGCTCGTGTGTGGACTCGAATCCAAGACCTGGATGATGAGGGCAAACGACTCATAGCGATGAATGCCACTGTAGATGCACGAAATGGGGGTATGCCTTCCAGAACTCCTGCTTATGGCGCCAGAATGCTCGGATATGGCACGTCCTATGCTTATTTGGAAAAACATATGGCGGATCATGAAGAACGATATAGCGGTCCGGAATGGGAGCGGTATTGGGACTATGCCAAATATACCGTAGGGGCCGTACAGCAGATGAAGATGGATAATCGCTTAATGGGTGATTTGTCTTCGAGGGATTTCCATCTGCCTGAGACCTATGAGTATATATTCAAAACCCGGAAGGACTATGCAAGATTTAATGATGTAAAGGCCGGGGTTGTCATTCCTCAGACCGATTTTGATTATTATACAGAAGAAGAGATTGCTGCATTAGGTGTGAATCCGGAGGATTATGAACAGTTTGCATGGATCGATGTAGATAATGCATTCATCTCCATGCGAGATGGGAACTTTAGAATGTTCGGGGCTTTAGCATGGCTGAATTTGGGAGTTTCGGCCACTGGCAGGCTTCATATTGTTACCCCTAAGTATGTGGGAACGGTACAAGTTGCTCACAATAATCAATTTCAATATACAGATTACTACATCAGACCTCATGATGTGGATCTATTTTACCAGCGATCAGATCCGGCAACCAAAGGGTTTGCGCCTCAGTCCCTGGCTGGTGAAATATTACCCACTGCTTATCAGCCGGGGGTTGGTACAGTGGTGCGAGACAATCTTGAAGTCGATCACCCCTATTCATCTTTGTCGGATTTAAGGGTTGCAAGATATGGGGAGTATTTCATCCTCATGAATACCACTCGTGCTGAATACGAGAATGAAAGATCCTTTGAGGTGGAGCTGCCTTCCGATTATACAGGAAAT
This is a stretch of genomic DNA from Paenibacillus sp. sptzw28. It encodes these proteins:
- a CDS encoding LamG-like jellyroll fold domain-containing protein translates to MKGLLPKCKRSLSILLSLLFLGGAIPVSNITVKAAEAPNIAPYAPYVSTVPTPQNSAVINPNYDRSYDNYEVKGPTGLVHPGVLQSRADLNTMRDMVWQGKEPWASAFDLFRRSPESSKNVAIYGNGGTQKEFTYSQISDSNGDKQLRQDATTAYQQALMWYITGDEDYLNNAKKVLDAWGNGLKQFFDTTEPANWDTVAQVWGASSVLSSGVAGQKMAAAAEILLYTPSSGWCRDAQGTIDYEKKKVFDHFLRLIWQESNKWYGFFNQAAVGNMGYMSISIFLDDINGYNEAVERFAYNKKAVDEANKTGANSINFSVAAMVLDNGQIVEMGRDQPHSGGDVAALGAAARTINVQGTKLDPATGVPVAEGGVDPYEFQNQKLLKALSYYTKYNAGYDVDYIPNVNGLGQKTEWSAVSSGGRGSGTDIASIYNHYKYEKGYSGGIYDELYKYPELMMDNPEGQSIDMPGFGQLLFTPANGAMDTEPKGPPQPLQETGNLYGLYNRYPAVPFSFNNAIWFKNGFVKPGIASYLDENGFVQYKAEGTMNGNWFGYENFDFGLVPADTLAFTYGLNSTAGSTITMYVTEPDVKLTDETMAQTTPTAIFQVPHTGWWSVPYTYVQKFDNIGDTLKGKKNLYFKTTGSNNVYNFAAETRWFQFSGGFAKTDNKAIEAPYTSSTGYMKNEAAKNVTLTDGGYIGYRNMNFDSGTMQMQLNHIAAGSGMLEMRLGGPQGQLVKTYPIEDTTGSTVTAAFDHQNDEIIYGNNGGNNDFYLVYRGTGSLTFNSFKYVTPSSSGSVQSTKRQGGSYLSDLYGNAEKVGDNVVLQGDSSAVTYRNVDMGSKGDDRRFMVVRVKSNEPVVMKAIDLGNGNAAANTVAEFAVPNTNGEFVTIAYDLAKSGYAAREGAIFIRLQATGGTADGNVEIDYFSFDNADIPFVELLQAVSIVSDHPGNPSIATLGDTVTLSFTASEPIDNVAVYFGSTKMNTVSTDARHFTVTQKLGEIYKLGKVQFRIDYDQGANFGKSVRSTMDGTSVTIVNEDGLINDVFKNLSLIDSTPGRSMDTTIQQVANLFDWNAATVSDFRSTSGGWGSWVAFDLGDQDKVQLTQVKLLASQGAPARAAGIVIQGTNHIDYEPWVTLTAPAVNTVNWQTLTVQNPKAYRYIRIFNGNQWFGNLAEVKFYGTVIHTGSPAILDTVTLKSDNPEDSSLAVTGNTVTLDFAAGKALENVRVYFGDKLMETASSDKLHWQARYKVGTTYQTGSIPFVILYDNGPVVTGTTDGTSVTVIDPLQIALDNAAKLPAGDYSRLSYYLFNQEVERIKAEMTPGYSEMKLAKELYDAKSLLARSPFSLYSFEGNAGNAFGSFNGTVSGTPAYKDGKVGKAIELNGTNSYVTLPAAHPLSSYNQITVSTWVYWKGGNQWQRIFDFGNGTTQYMFLTPRSGSNTLRFAIKNGGGEQIVQTSQLEANTWVHVAVTLGNGKEKLYVNGVEKASANVTINPSDLKATLNYLGKSQFSSDPLLSGMLDEFRIYDHVLSADEILQLANNTAPQGDNSLLVYLLDKAAKVNTELYKEESVQALQAEVSNAQSVYNNAAATQAAIDAASASLLAALEGLQWKDVTASVDPAAPNGKNGWYTAPVTVTLSPAEIAEYSLDGGVTWAVYGAPVTLDTDGTHQVQYRRSVDSGEVKNLEIKIDRTAPVVQITGVASYTIEQDVTITCSATEVISSVYGAPCAAPLVQVKAYTLPAGQNTVSVTAEDMAGNQTTVTHTFTVTVTFDSLKSVTTSFLQATNAKGWDNVASSLNKLLDQAKAKAAAGQTAAAKDIMADYIGKVTDQTGKSFTKEQSEILIRWAGIVI